In Mercurialis annua linkage group LG6, ddMerAnnu1.2, whole genome shotgun sequence, the following are encoded in one genomic region:
- the LOC126686875 gene encoding sodium-dependent phosphate transport protein 1, chloroplastic, which translates to MNARALTLAPYVRLPNSFPPHISLLIPGLNRRESLNFRIRIRLHVRSSSRSSRCGRLYADVKSERCEISSESSVAKAVKAEDAINDVVSDGSDVPWWEEFPKRWVIVLLCFSAFLLCNMDRVNMSIAILPMSAEYNWSPATVGLIQSSFFWGYLLTQIAGGIWADKVGGKLVLGFGVVWWSIATILTPVAAKVGLPFLLFVRAFMGIGEGVAMPAMNNILSKWVPVSERSRSLALVYSGMYLGSVTGLAFSPFLIHEYGWPSVFYSFGSLGTVWIVVWLNKAKSSPLDDPQLRPAEKQLIVANSACKEPVKVIPWGLILSKPPVWALIVCHFCHNWGTFILLTWMPTYYHQVLKFNLTESGLLCVLPWLTMAFSANLGGWIADTLVSRGLSVTTVRKIMQSIGFLGPAFFLTQLSHVHSPAMAVLCMACSQGTDAFSQSGLYSNHQDIAPRYSGVLLGLSNTAGVLAGVFGTAATGYILQHGSWDDVFKVSVGLYLVGTVIWNLFSTGEKIVD; encoded by the exons ATGAACGCGAGAGCTCTCACTTTAGCTCCTTACGTTCGCCTCCCCAACTCATTTCCACCTCATATCAGCCTACTAATTCCCGGCTTGAACCGCCGGGAGTCTTTGAACTTTCGGATTCGAATTCGGCTTCATGTTCGGAGTAGTTCAAGGAGTAGTAGATGTGGGAGACTATATGCAGATGTTAAGTCGGAGCGTTGCGAAATATCATCGGAATCTTCTGTGGCTAAAGCTGTGAAGGCTGAGGATGCTATAAACGACGTCGTATCGGATGGAAGTGATGTTCCTTGGTGGGAAGAGTTCCCTAAACGCTGGGTCATTGTGCTGCTGTGTTTCTCTGCGTTTCTTCTTTGCAATATGGATAGA GTAAACATGAGTATTGCCATACTACCCATGTCTGCAGAGTACAATTGGAGCCCAGCCACCGTCGGTTTGATTCAATCTTCTTTTTTCTGGGGCTACCTCCTCACTCAG ATTGCTGGTGGGATATGGGCAGACAAAGTGGGAGGAAAGCTAGTTTTGGGATTTGGAGTGGTTTGGTGGTCCATTGCAACAATTCTTACCCCAGTTGCTGCTAAAGTTGGGCTGCCTTTCTTGCTCTTCGTTCGCGCTTTTATGGGGATTGGTGAG GGTGTTGCTATGCCTGCCATGAATAACATTCTGTCGAAATGGGTTCCTGTATCTGAGAGAAGTAGATCATTGGCACTGGTGTATAGTGGCATGTACCTTGGATCAGTCACTGGTCTTGCTTTCTCACCGTTTTTAATACATGAATATGGTTGGCCATCAGTCTTTTACTCCTTTGGTTCTCTCGGCACTGTTTGGATTGTTGTATGGCTAAATAAG GCAAAGAGTTCGCCTCTTGACGATCCTCAGCTGCGGCCAGCAGAAAAACAGCTGATTGTTGCAAACAGTGCTTGCAAGGAACCAGTTAAAGTGATACCTTGGGGACTAATCTTGTCAAAACCTCCTGTCTGGGCTCTAATAGTGTGTCACTTCTGTCACAACTGGGGTACATTTATTCTTCTAACATGGATGCCAACATATTATCACCAA GTCCTGAAGTTCAATCTTACAGAATCTGGACTTTTATGTGTTCTGCCCTGGCTTACAATGGCATTTTCTGCAAATCTTGGAGGGTGGATAGCTGATACACTAGTGAGCAGAGGGTTATCTGTGACAACAGTGCGCAAG ATCATGCAATCAATTGGATTTCTTGGCCCTGCTTTTTTCCTAACTCAGTTGAGCCATGTTCATTCTCCTGCAATGGCTGTATTATGCATGGCATGTAGCCAG GGAACTGATGCATTTTCCCAGTCTGGTCTATATTCAAATCACCAAGATATTGCTCCCAGATATTCT GGAGTGTTGCTTGGTCTGTCCAATACTGCTGGAGTGCTAGCTGGGGTGTTTGGAACTGCAGCTACTGGTTACATCTTGCAACATG GTTCCTGGGATGATGTATTCAAGGTTTCAGTTGGGCTATACTTGGTTGGAACTGTTATCTGGAACCTGTTTTCAACTGGTGAGAAAATAGTGGATTAA